The DNA segment AATTAAAGTGTACCTTACACCTCTGTAGAATGTTTATTCATGGGCCTTTTTTGTGATGGATTGAATCTATCAAATATTAGTGTTAACTGATTTCTAGCATGATCCCTGATTTATAGGGAGGTATATTGGTATGTTGTTTTATTGTTATATTGGTATGTTGGTATATTGGTATGTTggtatatttgaaaaatatctttaataaatCAATATCTTCCCCTAAATCAATGTTAGCTAATTTCTCAGGGATGTCACCCGAATTCGGTGGGACATGATCATGATTCGTAGGGAGTTTCTATAATTGTCAATGCTTTCATTTATTGAGCgcctttaatatatattaatgtgGTCGGTTGGTCACCGAGACTGAGTGATATGGCTTGTCCGGTACTGACCAGTACACGGACAATACCTCGGATGTGGTGATTGATCTTAGCGATGTTATCTCAAAGGTAGGTCGAAACATTAGTGTCGTTTGTGAGAATCGTAAATTCTTTTCTAAGGATCGTAAAATCTTTCATTTAGCCATCGAATGGGGGCTATTGTTGCAGTACGACCAAAATATAGTCTCACATCGCTTAGAAATTAAGGTCAATGGCAGTTTAAATACACATTTCCACCGAGACACCTTTTAAGGTCAAAATCGTGACGGAGCACCAATTTTTAAAGCGGATAATACCTCGAATGTGGTGATTGATCTTAGTGATGTTATCTCAACGGACTTGAGGTCGGAACACGTTTACGACAAAACAAAAACCCTAACCACCATACTTTATTAATTTGTGTCAAACTCAATCTCATGCCTACAAACCTTAAACACCCAATCTAATGTCTTTTAATTGACAGTCCACATCACCCCTCCTCCCTGCCAGATACACACCACTTGACACGGTTTGGTGCAACTTAACAAAAAGgaccaatttaatttttttaaaaaccactctactaaattaaatattgatcTTATATCTATGAACGAATAAGGTATTATACCTAATATTAATTAtccttaaaattaatttttaataataaaatgatctCATAAAACAAGGATAAAACAAACGTAACTTgctaatatttatatattctaGAACTAGATCAATAGAACCTCACCTGAAATACCAGACCTATCATTTACTCACAGAAGAACGAAATAAATCGTTTACTCTATGTTGCTCTACCGCCCTTTCAACCATTAAAGGGAACAATGGAGTCTTGATTTTACAATCGACTTAAATAAAGGGAAAacaaaatataagtttataagTTGAAATATATTCTATTTATCTTATTCCGAACatatataactttttctatGTTGAAATCTTTCATTTAGTGTGAACTTAGAGTAACTCGACTATGTCCTTTAAACTTAtctgtttaaaatttaaagagtttTGCAAATCAGCTCTCAAAGtataaaggaaaaagaaaaacatccGTTCTATTGTATCCCACAGCAATTATTAAAACAGATTGTCTGCCAACATTTTCCTTTCTCTGTTTAGAAAACCTTCTCTTATTCATAAGCAATTCAATTCTCACGTGTTCGATAAATTAATATTAGAATTAGAATACATTTTCCATATTTTTAGAACATACATAAAAAGGCCCTCGGCCATTCCATTCTTAACCTCTCccacatatataagaaaaaaatccataaatctagcataaaaaactaaaattattggaaaaacaataaaataaaatacgtGTCCCAATATAAACATGAACATCATTTCTGCATCTGCATTCATAAATGATCAAGAAGTCAACTGAAAATGCACAGGATCTCTGCTGAATTCTTAAAATTACGGAACAGCAATAGCCTACTAATACCAGTACAAACACTTCAAAGCCTGAATTGATCTGATCTAACAAGCATTTGTATTATTGCTGTCTGAAATTTCTCATACCTGACAAGATTTAAGGGGAGAGAAGATATCAATAACAATGAGCAAACAGAAATGTCAAAGAAACACTTCAGACAATTCCAGGTAATCGCAGATACCCTGGTTACTCATATCCACTAATCAGAGTGACACCATATCTCTGAATTGCAACATCCTGTAAGAGAAATAAGAGACAGCAGAAAATCTGTGGCCGCTTATAAAATTAGCCATCAGCTTGTGTATTTGTATTGCACTATATATGTTTCTTTCTTTTAGCCTAGCATGAATTTGGGTGCGAGAGACACAAAATAAGACTAGCAACCCAAAATAAATGCATGTACTTCAGCCCAACTACTGACTGTGTAAAGAACGCCAGATAAACCCTTCCAATTAGAAGTGGTTCCTTCAACGTATTCTTTCTGTTTCTTAACCAAGCCAGAATACAATGGAACAAACGAAATACCAAACTGCGTCCCTACTCTCCTAAGGCTTGAACTTGAACCAATCACAATTCCTATATCTGCTTCAAGTAGGCAAAGTAGATCACCCACCGAATCTCCAATGTAAACAGTCAATTTCTTCTTGTCATCATTGCAATTTTTCCATATGTTCCTAAAAGCTTCAACCTTGTCAATGGGAGACTCCATCTTCTTAACAATTTCACCCGTGGAAACAGATCCCTCATAAGTGAACTCATTAGCATGAACATCCAACTCATTTAAATTAGCTGCTcaataattagaaaaatataattacaagACAATAGGAAACTACAACATAAACAATTGCCAAATATCAATCAAGTTGGAAAGTTTTAAGAAAATGTGATTATAAAGAATGAATTACTTGGTTAAACAAGAAAGACAAACTATTATTTAAACTACAGAGAAGCAATGAAGGTTTAATAACGGAAATCAGTGCTAGACAACAGAAAACATGTATTTCGATAGAAAATTAAGCATATGGTCCAACCAAATAACAAAAATAGATCAAGACAAAGATGGATGAATCCATGACGCCCAATTCATTCTCAGCTACCACAACAACAAAAAGTTCATGCTTTCCATGTAACATAGAAATACACAACTTTAACAGATAATACCATGTCTGGTTGCATGATAAAAGTTGAATCTGTAACCTGTATTGGTTGTTTTTTTCACTGGCTCTCTACTGTAGTTAAAATCACTAAAAGTTGAAAACGAATTATATATCTAGTAGCAAAATAGAAGGTAGCTAAAGTGGATCAAAATTCCAGCAGAGCTTTCCACTTTTATTACATAACAGTAACAAAAAAGTCCCTTAGCATAACCAAGGGTAGAACAGGATGAGAAGCACTAAAAAATAGTATTCCCAAGTGAAAGTATAGATTTTAAAAAACGGAAATATAGTTCACTCTCCAACAAATACATCAAAGTTGCATAAACCTCACAATACCATTATCTGCCATATTCCGTACAATCTAAAAAACATCATAAGAAATGCTCAGCACTGAAAAGACACGATTGTTCATCAACATCCCAAACACGTTACTCTGTGCAACATGGCTTGATAAGGATGACTCTCAGAATTCAAAATTAACATGATAATATGATTCACTATTAGCAGGAATTGGAAATTAAAGCTCATGGCAAGGGATATGTACCTGAAGAGAAAGCAGACCTGATGAGGTCAACACACCAGCAGTATGAAAGAACATGCACATTGGCATTCAAATTTTCATTCTTAACAATGCTCTGAAAGAAGTTAGTGCAACCATCCTGAAGGATCAGACGTTCTCCAGCACGCTTTATATCTTCTAGACTAATACCTTTGAGTACCCCAGACTCGACAACCCTATTATTTGCCGTGTTCTCAAATTTTGAAAGTTGCTCAAGGGCAACAGACAATTCTTTATAATCAAAATAGTTCACTGCAAAAGCACAAGATCAAAGCCAATTAACAAAGTCTGAGTAAAACAATCACTGCCTAAACCATTTAAGACTACTGGAGAAACAATAGTAGAAAAACACCATACATCTATCGGAAGGCATAATGTTTTCTATACATTGCTCATACTCTTCTGTATACTGTTTAGACAAAAAGCCCCATGTATTCCTGAGATCAGAAGACGACATCCGAACAATTTGATCTTCAGAGTGATTCTGATCAGATCGTGGTGCCGTCACTATAGCTATTTCAGCCAAGATGGCAGACGAATCAACAACAGTGCATGTTAAATCAAAATCAGAAAAAATTATGAGATGATCTTCCACAGGCTTATGTTCTTTAGTCAAGGGTACTACAGTCGGCTGAAAGAGTGGCTGAGCAGAGAAGAACTCTATTTCAAGTTTCATTGCTTGGGAATAAAGCTTTTCAATGACATCAAGTTCTTCACCAGTCAAAGAGACACTTAGTTTGTCGAGCAAATCTTCAGTTTGCAGAGTAGTAGCCTAAATTCAAATATAAGAATAACTGAGTAGTTGGGGTGCAAGAATGCCATGACTAAAATGTATATTTGACCAAGATTCAAAATAGTATCCAAGCACCCACAAGGGCAATATGGTATGGCTCTACTGTCAATATGACAAACCTGGAAACCATCAGAGGAATAGTTGTCGATCCACTTGTTATACGGATGAGTACCTTCATTGGAATGCAAAAGTTCCTGGAACTTCTTTCCCAAAACGGCATAAAGCCTCATGCAAGGAGTCATGGCACCTAAAGTATAAGCagaaatttttgttttctcaaATGGTGTAGCAAGTTTTCCAGGACCTTTTAGTCCTTCAA comes from the Phaseolus vulgaris cultivar G19833 chromosome 8, P. vulgaris v2.0, whole genome shotgun sequence genome and includes:
- the LOC137824136 gene encoding bifunctional TH2 protein, mitochondrial, which produces MRMRWFLRSPIKNPLNLNLSPSRSFSLRALVPQWPSPASPISLPRSSIPMAAIHNHSNSEAGLARRFWIKFTRQSIFAMYTPFAIALASGNLNIDSFHHYIAQDVHFLRAFAQAYELAEDCADDDDAKLGICQLRKAVLEELRMHNSLVQEWGLDLTKEHSINSATVKYTDFLLATASGKIEGLKGPGKLATPFEKTKISAYTLGAMTPCMRLYAVLGKKFQELLHSNEGTHPYNKWIDNYSSDGFQATTLQTEDLLDKLSVSLTGEELDVIEKLYSQAMKLEIEFFSAQPLFQPTVVPLTKEHKPVEDHLIIFSDFDLTCTVVDSSAILAEIAIVTAPRSDQNHSEDQIVRMSSSDLRNTWGFLSKQYTEEYEQCIENIMPSDRLNYFDYKELSVALEQLSKFENTANNRVVESGVLKGISLEDIKRAGERLILQDGCTNFFQSIVKNENLNANVHVLSYCWCVDLIRSAFSSANLNELDVHANEFTYEGSVSTGEIVKKMESPIDKVEAFRNIWKNCNDDKKKLTVYIGDSVGDLLCLLEADIGIVIGSSSSLRRVGTQFGISFVPLYSGLVKKQKEYVEGTTSNWKGLSGVLYTVSSWAEVHAFILGC